Within Clostridia bacterium, the genomic segment CGTCATGGGGTGCGTCTGGAACGCCTTTGCAAGGAAGTTTGATTTCTTCTTGTCCTGCAGCTTGATCTTCTCGAAAAACTGAATGAACGCCGCCGGATCGTAACCCGTCGCGTACTGATACTCGATGCCCAGCAGGTCCGCTTCGCGCTCGGCGTCCCGGCTGAACTTCAGAAACGACATCGGCACGGCCAATCCCGCTACCTGCCGGACTGCATACCCTGCCGGTCCGCCGACGAAGATCAGGGGAATGGAAGCGATATTCCATATCTCGCCCTTCGTCGCGTTCTTCGTCGCGTGCCGTGCGGCGACGTGCGCGATCTCGTGCGCCATGACGCCTGCCAGTTCGGCTTCGCTGTCGGCTGCCATAATCAGCCCACTATTCACGTAGAAGAAGCCGCCTGGCAGCGCAAACGCATTGACCTCGTCGTTGTCGACAACTTTGATCGTGAACGGAACCTGCGCGTCCGAATTGCGGACGATCTGTTGTCCCAATCGGTTTATATACTCCGTGATAACCGGATCACTAAGCAGCTTCGAGCTGCTCTCTACTTCCAGCGATAGCTCCTTGCCGAGCGCCTGTTCCTTAGTGAGCGAGTATAGGTTGATCCCCTTGCCTACACCGCGGTAACCGATTCTGCTGATGTCGTACTTCTTGCCGAATTTCTTCCCTAACTTGTGCCCAGCCTCCCGCAAATCTACGCTGGGCAGCGGCGCAACGCGCGGCAGCAGAACCCTGTCGAAAGTGGGTAAGCTACGGGGCAGGTCATCGACAGATATTGCCGGTGGACCTGGAACCGAACTTTGGGCCGCAGGTAAAGCGATCTGAGCCCTGGCCGGCACAGGGGCCAATCCACCAAAAACCAGCAGCACCGCGCAACGCACAATATTGGAAAAGGACCAACCCGGCGATACAAAAGGATGGAAGTTGCGGGAGACCTGGGGAACTGACACGCTGCACCAACTTCTAGGCCCGACGGCGGTTTGCTGCCGCTCTCGCCCGCCAGGGCTCCACCGAGGCGAGCGTGTTTAGTTTAGAGACCAGCGACGGGCACCTTGTTGCCCAATCTAGTGTGTACGATCTAGTAAATGTGCGACGACATACGTCTCGCATGGCCTCGAACAGGCTTGCCCTGGGTGCCTGCGCGCTTCGCCTCTGGAACAAAGACTTGAGTGCAATACGCTCATACCCTTGACTCGCGCGTTGCCTTTCCACTATTATTGGCACTCGTTGGGTTGGAGTGCTAACAATCAGCTCAGGGGTTCTCCCGAGGCTTCTCCCCCCAGCACAGGTTTCCTGGAGTGCAGCTCCGCTGAACACCTCAGCGGTTCTTCTGGGACAGTCAAAACGCCGTACATCAATGAACAGATTCGAAAGGAGTTTTCGAGATGGCAACGAAGCTTACTCCGCTGCATGACCGCATCGTGGTCCGCCGCGTCGAGGAATCAGAGACGACCCGTGGTGGCATTATCATCCCCGATTCCGCAAAAGATAAGCCGCAGGAAGGCGAAGTCATCGCCGTCGGCAAAGGAAAGAGCAACGAGGAAGGCAAAATCAGCCCCCTGGAAGTCAAGGCTGGCGACCGCATCCTCTTCGGCAAGTATGCCGGCACCGAAATCAAGATCGATGGCGAAGAGTTCCTCATCATGCGTGAGGAAGAAGTTCTCGGCATCCTCGAAGGCGCAGCCAAGAAAGCCTCGAAGTAAGTTTCTGCGGGCGTCCCTTGCCCGCACCGAACCTTGCGCGACTCGCCACCCGCGACTCGCGACTGATCTAGGAGATTTGATTATGGCAAAACAGATTGTGCACGGCGAGGAGTCCCGTCAGGCGATCCTCCGTGGCGTCAATGTTCTGGCAGACGCCGTGAAAGTTACGCTCGGTCCCAAGGGCCGCAACGTCGTTATAGAAAAGAAGTTCGGTTCCCCGACCATCACCAAGGACGGCGTTACCGTTGCGAAAGAAATCGAACTGAAGGATTCGCTCGAGAATATGGGCGCGCAGATGGTTCGTGAAGTCGCCAGCAAGACAAGCGATGTTGCCGGTGACGGCACCACGACGGCGACCGTTCTCGCCCAGTCCATTTTCCGCGAGGGCGTCAAGACCGTTGCCGCCGGCGCGAACCCAATGGCGCTGAAGCGCGGCATCGACAAGGCCATCCAGACCGTTTGCGGCACCCTCGACAAAGACGGCAACCGTAACAAGGGCACGCTCGACGAGCTTTCGAAGCCCGTCACCGGCGAAATGATTGCCCAGGTCGGCACCATTTCCGCTAACAACGATGACACGATCGGCCACATCATCGCCGAAGCGATGAAGAAGGTTGGCAAGGACGGCGTCATCACCGTTGAAGAAGCCAAGACGATGGAAACGCAGCTGGAAGTCGTCGAAGGCATGCAGTTCGATCGTGGCTACCTTTCACCGTACATGGTCACCGATCCCGAGCGCATGGAAGCAATTCTCGAGAACGCGCTCATCCTCATTCACGAGAAGAAGATCTCCTCAATGAAGGATTTGCTCCCCATCCTCGAGCAGATCGCCAAGGCAGGCCGTCCTCTGCTCATTATTGCTGAAGACGTCGAAGGCGAGGCTCTTGCCACGCTCGTCGTCAACAAGCTCCGTGGCACGCTGCAAGTTTGCGCCGTAAAGGCCCCTGGCTTCGGCGACCGCCGCAAGGCAATGCTGCAGGACATCGCCATCCTCACCGGCGGCAAGGCCGTTACCGAAGATCTCGGCATCAAGCTTGAGAACGTTCAAATGGGCGATCTCGGCCAGGCCAAGAAGATTACCGTCGACAAGGACAACACCACCATCGTCGAAGGGAAGGGCAAGTCGGGCGACATCGAAGGCCGCGTGAAGGAAATTCGCAGCCAGGTCGACAAGACCACCAGCGACTACGACCGCGAGAAGCTCCAGGAACGCCTGGCGAAGCTCGTCGGCGGCGTTGCCGTGATCAAAGTCGGCGCGGCGACCGAAACCGAAATGAAGGAAAAGAAAGCTCGCGTCGAAGACGCGATGCACGCTACCCGCGCTGCCGTCGAAGAAGGCATCGTCCCGGGCGGCGGTGTAGCCCTCATTCGCTGCATCCCGGCGATTGAAGCGCTCGGCAAGAGCCTTGAAGGCGATGAGCGCATCGGCGCCAACATCGTCAAGCGCGCCCTCGAAGAGCCTCTCCGCCAGATCGTCGCCAACGCTGGCGAAGAAGGCGCAGTGATCATCGGCCGCATCCGTGATTCGAAGGACATCGCTTTCGGCTACAACGCCCAGAGCAGCGAATTCGTGGACCTGGTGAAGGCCGGCGTCATCGACCCGACCAAGGTAACCCGCACCGCACTGCAGAACGCAGGCTCCATCGCCTCGCTCATGCTGACGACGGAAGCCCTCGTAGCCGAAATCCCGGAGGAGAAGAAAGAAGCTCCAATGCCCGGCGGCCATGGCGGCGGAATGGGAATGTACTAAGAAGCAGTAGCTAGCTGATAACGGAAAGCCCCGCTCGCTTGGAGCGGGGCTTTTCTTGTGCACCCAGAGCGCTAACCGCCGCCCCATTTGCGCGAGCGTCATTCGCGGTGAGCACATAGCTCTTCACGCGACACTCTTGTCCGCTTCGTGTTCGTTCCATGCCGCTCAATCGCCGTTTCTCTCCATTCAGCGCAGCGATGGTTGACGACTGCCCTGGCATTTTGTATTCTGCATAACGATGTTGACCGCGACCACCAACGCCACCATGGCCATGTGCATGTACATGCTGCACAGCCGTGGGTGCTTGCGTCCGGTCGCCAGATGATTCGATAGTCGACAAATAACGCAAAGTTCAAACGACCCACGGCTTCAACCGTGGGTCGTTTTGTTTTGCGGCGAAGAATTCATAGGAGATGTATCCAATGTCCACCAACGCCAGCCCTTACCGCCTCGCCACGCTTGCCGTTCACGGCGGCCAGCAGCCCGACCCGACGACCAAGTCCTGCGCCGTCCCGATTTATCAGACAAGTTCCTATGTCTTTGATGACGCCGACCACGCAGCTCGACTTTTTGCGCTCCAGGAGTCCGGCAACATCTATACGCGGATCATGAATCCGACTACCGATGTCTTCGAGAAGCGCATTGCGGCCCTCGAAGCCGGCGTCGCTGCCCTGGCTGTTGCTTCCGGGTTAGCTGCCGAGACACTGGCGATCACGACTCTTGCCAACGCCGGTGACGAAATCGTCTCCACCACTTCGCTGTACGGCGGCACGTATAACCTGTTCCACTACACGCTGCCGAAACTCGGCATTCACGTGCGCTTCGCCGATGCTGCCGATTTCGATGCGATCCGTGCGGCGATCAATGATCGCACCAAGGCCATTTACACCGAGTCGCTCGGCAATCCCAAGCTCGACGTCGCAGATATCGAAGCGCTGGCCGCCATCGCACACGAATTCGGCTTGCCGCTCATTGTGGACAATACATGCGCTTCGCCAGCGCTCTGTCGGCCCATCGAGTGGGGTGCCGATATCGTCATCAACTCCGCGACTAAGTTCATCGGCGGACACGGCACCACGATTGGCGGCGTCATCGTTGACGCTGGACGCTTCGACTGGGCAGCCTCCGGGCGCTTCACCGCCTCATTCATCGAACCCGATCCCTCCTACCACGGAGTCACTTACACTGGCGTTTTCGGCAATCTCGCTTTCATCGTCAAGGCTCGCGTACAGGGCCTGCGCGATACCGGCGCGTGCCTCTCTCCCTTTAATTCTTTCCTGCTTCTCCAGGGCTCCGAGACGCTTCACCTGCGCATGGAGCGCCACTCGGAGAACGCGCTCGCTGTCACGAAGTTCCTCTCCGAGCATCCGTCCGTTGATTGGGTGAACTATCCCGGCCTGCCGTCCAGCGCGCACCACAAGCTGGCGAAGAAATATCTGCCAAAGGGCTCCGGCGCGCTCGTCACCTTCGGCATTCGCGGCGGATTCGAATCGGGCAAAAAGCTGATGAATTCGCTCAAGCTGTTTAGCCTCTTGGCGAATATCGGCGACGCTAAGTCACTTGTCATACATCCCGCTTCCACCACGCACCAGCAACTCACGGAAGATCAGCAGGGCGACACCGGTGTAACCCCTGAACTGATCCGCCTGTCCGTCGGCATAGAGGATATTCGAGACATCATCGGCGACCTCGACCAGGCGCTGTCCGTCGCAGTCCACGGCCACTCACGAGAATCGGCAGGAGCGCGCTGACATGGCGTCCATCGTTCATCATTTGACGCAAGGCAACGTTATTTTCGCCGAGCGAGAACCTTTCAAACTCGAGTGTGGTGGAGAACTCAGCCCCGTCACTATTCGGTATGCCATTTTCGGCGAGCCGAACGCTGTGGGCGATAATGTCGTGCTCGTCTGCCACGCTCTCTCCGGTTCCGCGCGCGTGGATCAGTGGTGGCCAGAACTGTTCGCGCCCGGCGGTGCCCTCGCCAATGAACGCTGGTGCGTTGTCTGCACCAACATTCTCGGCTCCTGTTACGGCTCGACTGGACCCGGCTTGGTCGATCCATCCACCGGCAGGCCCCACGGCGCAGACTTCCCGGTCGTCACCATCTCTGATACCGTCCGCGCGCAAGCACACGTGCTCACCGCGCTCGGCATCGATCACATTCGAGCTGTTATCGGTGCGTCCATCGGCGGTATGCAGGCGCTTGAGTGGGCCATACGCTATCCGGAGCGCGTGGACGACTGCGTCGCAATCGCTGCCGCGCCTCTTTCGCCGCTGGGGCTTGCGCTCAATCACGTGCAGCGCCTGGCGATCGAATCTGCGGTGGACGAGCGTTCCGGGCTGCGCCTCGCACGAGCGCTTGCCATGTGTACCTACAAATCAGCAGAGCTGTTCTCGGAGCGCTACGGCCGCAAGCCTAACCGCGCCGGAGACGAACCGTGGTCATCGCCCTCGGGACGCTTCGACGTTGCCGGATACCTCGATCACCAGGGGCGCATCTTCCAGGATCGGTTCGATGGCGCCAGCTATGCCGCCATCACTCGCGCCATGGACCTCTGGGACCCCGAACACGAACACGGCCCCGCAGCGTACGAGCGCGTTGCTGCCCGTGTGTCACTCGTAGGCATCTCGTCCGACTGGCTCTTCCCTGCCGAAGATGTTCGCACGTTGGCTACCAAGCTACGCAACTCCGGTTGTGACTGCACTTACACGGAAATCCAATCCGCACATGGGCACGACGCATTCCTAGCCGAACCGCAGCACGTGAACACGCTGCTCAACGCAATTCTTCATGAACCAGCAGCAAGGCCCGGCACAGCATTCGCTGCCTTCGCCAGCCAGGAGGAACAGAATGGCACAACTCGTTGAACTCCCCCAGACCGCAACTTCCAACCCATTTCCTCGCACGCTGCTTAGCGATCGCGTCGCCATCGTCACCGGAGCCTCTCGGGGCATCGGACGCGCCGTAGCGCTGCGTCTGGCTGAATCCGGCGCTCGCGTGGTTGTCAACTATCTGCAACACGATGATGCCGCCGAGGAAGTCCTCTCCGGCCTTCGCGAACTTGGCGCGCTGGCTTTCGCCGTCAAGGGCGACGTGAGCGATGTAAAAGTTGCGCAATCATTGGTGGACCAGACCGTCGCCGAGTTCGGGCGTGTAGATGTCCTTGTTGCAAACGCTGGAATCTGGGAGGGAGCGCCCGTCGAGCAGATGAAGGAGGCGTTGTGGGACCGCGTGCTCGACGCCAACCTGAAAGGAACCTGGACCTGTTGTCGCGCCGTCGTGCCCGCAATGAAGCGCGTTGGCGGCGGATCGATCGTCATCGTTAGCTCTACGGCCGGTCAGCGCGGCGAAGCCGGTTTCTCCAACTATGCGGCCTCAAAAGGCGGACAGATCAGCTTCGCGAAATCGCTCGCAACGGAATTGGCGCCCATCATCCGCGTCAACTGCGTCGCGCCCGGCTGGGTAGACACCGATTTGAACACCGAGGTATTCAAGAACGGCAGCCGCGCCGATATCGCACGCGCCATCCCATTGCGTCGCATCGCCACCGCAGACGACGTCGCCAACCCAATCGTATTTCTCGCCTCTGATTGGGCTCGCCACATTAGCGGCGAAGTCCTCAACGTGAACGGCGCCGCCGTCCTCTGCGGATAACGAAGCTGATGGTTCGGGTTTGTTAGGGCCCTGCGCGCCGATCATCAACAATTGGCTCGAAAGGTGTGCAGCGCGTATGATGATTTGCTCTCTTCTAACTTCTTCCTGGAGCCGATATGAAGGCCCGAACCATCGCACTGTTTCTACTTGTATTCGGCTGCTCTGCCCTGTTCGCACAGGGCGCACCTGCCAATTCTTCAACAGATAACCAAGCGACGAACGCCGCTTCCAGCGCTATGTACGCACCTGTGCACGTGTACGATGCCGCGCGCGACGCCGCCAGCGATATCGACAGCGCCGTCAAGGAAGCTGCCCGAACAGGCAAGCGCGTTCTCGTAGAGGTCGGCGGACTTTGGTGTAGCTGGTGTAAATATATGGACAAGTTCTTCGACCAGAACACCAACGTGCGTCAATTGCGCGACGATAACTTCGTGTTGGTGAAAGTGAACTTCAGTCCCGAAAACGAAAACAAGACGGTACTTGCAAAGTACGGCAACGTACCAGGATACCCACACATATTCGTGCTCGATTCCGACGGCAAGCTGCTGCACTCGCAGGAAACGGCCAACCTTGAGGAGGGCCGCGGTTACAGCGCGAAGGCAGTCACGACATTTCTGAACAAATGGGCTCCCGCACGCGCATCGTAGTCCGAACGCATGACCGCTGTAGTTTATGGTGGCTAGAGTTCGAGATGCCTGCGGCACTGCTGTGGGCATCTGCGCGTTCCCATATCAACCATGAGACTGCTGATCGTCCTTCATCATCGCTTTGAGCTTTGGAATGCCCCCGACTGGGTTCCGACGCGATTGCGTCAAGACTTTTCCAACTTGGAAGTAGTTCACCTCAAGAACTACGACGAGATCGACCGCGAGATTGTGGACGCCGAAGTTGCGGTGCTTTGGTCCCTCCGCCCTGAGCAGTTGCGTGCCGCCAAACGGTTGCGTTGGATTCACTCTCCCGCGGCTGCCGTGCATGCGCTGATGATCCCAGAAGTCATTGCCAGCGACATCGTTGTGACCAATGCCAGTGAAGTGCACGGGCACGTTGTCGCCGAGCACGCCGTGGCGATGGTGTTCGCACTCAGCAAACGACTCCATCGCACCATGCACTACCAGCACGCGCGAACTTGGGGCCAGAATCAGCTATGGGATGAGCGTCCACGGCCTAGAGAACTTCGTGGGGCAACGCTCGGCGTAATTGGCCTCGGCGCGATCGGCCGCGAAGTCGCGCGTATGGCAAACGCGATCGGCATGAACACCCTCGCCGTACGGGAACATCCCGAGCGCGGCAGCGCGCCCGCGCTCCAAGTCGTCGGCTTCGAGAGCATCGACGAGGTTTTGGGACGTTCCGACTTCGTTGTCCTCGCCGCGCCCCTCACGCCGAAGACGCGGGCTTGCATCAACGCCGATAGACTGCGGGCCATGAGGCCAGAGGCCTACTTCGTCAACGTCTCCCGCGGTGCTCTGGTGGATGAACCAGCGCTCATCGACGCCCTGCGCAACAGCCGCATAGCCGGAGCCGCGCTGGACGTCTTCGCCAACGAGCCACTCTCAGGCGACTCTGAGTTGTGGAGTTTGCCGAATCTGATCATCACGCCGCACTCGGCCGCCGCGACCGAGAACCTGTGGGAACGTCATTATCAACTGCTCGCCGAAAATCTGCGCCGTTACAAATCGGGAGAACCGCTGCTCGGCGTTGTGGACAAGCAGAAAGGCTATTAAGCAGCTTTATGGCGAGTGTCACTGGTCAGCTTCAGAATGCGCTGCGTGTTAGTGTTAGCATGATTCCAGGAGGGTTCGCGTGATCCGTATGTTGACGGGATTGGTTTCAATGTTCGCACTCGTCGCCGGGATGGCCATGGCACAATCCGGTAATGATAAACCGCCGGCAGTCGAAGGTACCCCGGTAAAGACCGCGTCGGGGCTGCAGTATTGGGACGTGAAGACAGGCACTGGCGCAACCGCCGTGGCTGGCATGAACGTGAAGGTGCACTACACAGGCTGGCTAGAGAATGGCACAAAGTTCGACAGCTCTGTGGACCGCAACGAGCCATTCGAGTTCCCTCTTGGCGGACACCGCGTCATCAAGGGCTGGGACGAGGGCGTGGCAGGCATGAAGGTTGGCGGAAAGCGCCGGCTGCGCATCCCGCCTGACCTGGGTTACGGCGCCAGAGGCGCTGGCGGCGTGATCCCGCCGAACGCCACGCTGCTTTTCGATGTCGAACTACTCGACGTGAAGTAGCTCGAACTCACTCAATGTGCATCACAAAAGCCCCGCGTGATCAGCGGGGCTTTCCATTTGCGGTTGCGTTTGCGCTACTTCGGCGAAAGCAGTATGCGGAGATCCTGTCCTGTCATTTCCTTGGGTTGCTGGACACCGAGAACGCCGAGGACCGTAGGCGCAATATCCTGAAGCGCACCATCGGTGCGTAAACGGAAATGATTGGCGTTTTCGCTGACAAGGATGAGCGGAACGGGATTGGTCGTGTGCGCAGTCTGCGGACCGCCAGTCGCCGGGTCAACCATCTGCTCGGCGTTGCCGTGATCTGCGGTGACGATCATCGCGCCGCCGCGCTGCTTGACTGCCGTGTAGATGCGACCGAGGCAGGCGTCGACCGTCTCAACCGCTTTGACCGTCGGTTCGATCAGGCCGCTGTGTCCGACCATATCGGCGTTCGCGAAGTTCACAACCATCACATCGAAAGTGCCATCTTCCACGGCTTTGACAACAGCATCAGCGACACCGCTGGCGTTCATCTCGGGCGTTAAGTCGTAGGTCGCGACCTTGGGAGACTGCACAAGCATGCGATCTTCGCCGGGAAACGCCGTCTCGATGCCGCCATTGAAGAAGTACGTGACGTGCGCGTACTTCTCTGTCTCAGCCACGCGCAGGTTGCGCATATTGAGCGAACTCATGACGTTCGCGAGAATGTTGCCCAGCGACTCAGGCGGAATCACGCATGGAAGCTTGAACTTGGAGTCGTACTGAGTCATGCAGATGTACGTCAAATTGCGCGGGCACTCACTGCGCGGGATGACCGCGTCGAGCGCTTCCCAGTCCGGCAGGTCGCGTCCGCCACTTGGAGTGATACCGCTCTCGCGCGCAAGGCAACGAGTGATCTGGCGAGCGCGGTCCGCACGGTAATTGAAATTGATGACCACATCTTCATCGCGGATAGTCGCGACAGGTTCGCCCTTGTTGTCCACACAGACGAACGGAAGGATGAACTCGTCGGTGATGCCCTTGTTGTAAAACTCTTTCATCGTCTGCACAGGATCGATGGACGTACCGCCCTGCGCCTTGCCGTGCACCATGGCATCAAAGGCGAGCCGCTCGCGATCCCACTTCTTGTCGCGATCCATGGCGTAATAGCGGCCACTGACGGTGGCGAGGCGTCCAACGCCCCCGAGTTCGCGCACTTTCTGCTGAAGCTGGTCAATGTAAGCCGCGCCGTTCGTCGGAAGAGTGTCGCGACCGTCCATGAACGCGTGAACAAAAGCGCGTTCTACGCCGTTCTGCTTCGCCATCTTGAGCAAGGCGTAGAGATGATTCTGGTGCGAGTGCACGCCGCCATCGGAAAGCAGTCCGCAGAAATGCAGCCTGCGCCCGCCCGCCTTCGCCTGCTTCATCGCAGCGAGCAAGACGGGATTCGAGAAGAGTTCGCCATTCTCGATCATCAGGTCGATCTTGGTGATGTCCATATAAACGATGCGGCCAGCACCCATATTCAGGTGCCCTACTTCGCTGTTGCCCATCTGCCCGGTTGGCAGGCCGACAAAGCGTCCGCTGGTGTGGACAAGCGTGTTCGGGAATGTGGTAAGCAGTTTGTCGTAGGTAGGCTTGTGCGCGAGCGAAATCGCGTTCGCGGGCGACGGCGGCGCATAGCCCCAGCCATCAAGGATGATGAGGATGAGCGGCTTCGGTCTAGTCATTCTTCGGATACCTTTTTCGATGCAGAGACGCGGAGGATGAACGCAGATGAAGGATGTGGCTGAACATGATCGAGCCGGCGGACTAAGGCTTCGGAGCAGCGGTTGTGCTGCTCCAAAGCCGTGTCGATGCCGCGATTCTTACGCGCTCGCTTCTTCGCCGATTTCGCCGTTGTAGTTCAACGCGCCGAGGCCAAGGAAGTTTGCCGCCATGCCGAGTTCTTCTTCGATGCGGAGCAACTGGTTGTACTTGGCGATGCGGTCGGTGCGCGATGCAGAACCGGTCTTGATCTGTCCTGCGCCGGTGCCAACCGCCAGGTCTGCGATGAACGTGTCCTCGCTCTCGCCAGAGCGATGCGAAATAACGGCGGTGTAACCATTGCGCCGCGCGAGTTCGATCGCTTCCAGCGTTTCCGTTACGGTTCCGATCTGGTTGACCTTGATGAGAATGGAATTAGCGACGCCGTTCTCGATGCCGCGCGCGAGGCGTTCAGTATTCGTAACGAACAGGTCGTCGCCAACAAGCTGAATTTTGCCGCCCATTTCATCGGTCATCAGTTTCCAGCCATCCCAGTCATCTTCGGCAAGGCCGTCTTCGATGGAGACGATGGGATATTGGCGCGCCCAATCGGCCCAGAAGCGAACCATCTCTTCGCTGGACTTCGCCGACTTATCGGACTTCTTGAAGATGTATTTGCCGTCCTGGAAAAACTCGCTGGCAGCGGGATCGAGCGCGATGGCGATCTGTTCGCCCGGCGTGTAGCCAGCCTGCTGAATGGCCTCGAGGATTACCTCGATGGCTTCGACATTGGACTTGAGCGAAGGAGCAAAGCCGCCTTCATCGCCGACCGCGGTGTTGTAGCCGCGTTTCTTGAGCACGCCCTTCAAGGTATGGAAAGTCTCTGTGCCCCAGCGCAGCGCCTCCGAAAAGGAGTCTGCGCCGACGGGCATAACCATGAATTCCTGGAAGTCGACGTTGTTGTCGGCGTGCGCTCCACCGTTCAGGATGTTCATCATGGGAACCGGAAGCAGGTTGCCGTTGAGTCCGCCAAGGTACCGATAGAGCGGCATGTCGTACGAATTTGCAACCGCACGGGCACAAGCCATGCTGACGGCGAGAATCGCGTTTGCGCCCAGACGTCCCTTGTTCTCGGTGCCATCGAGGTCGATCATCTGCGCGTCAATCTCGAGTTGATTGCTGGCATCCATGCCGGTGAGGGCTGGAGCAATTTCGTCGATAACGTTCTGCACCGCCTTCGAAACACCCTTGCCGCCGAAGCGGGCGCTGTCCTGATCGCGGAGTTCGACGGCTTCATGTTCGCCGGTGGAAGCGCCGCTGGGAACGATCGCGCGCCCCTTGGCGCCGCTGAGCAGGGTGACTTCGGCTTCGACAGTGGGGTTACCGCGCGAATCGAGAACTTCGCGAGCGTGGATGATTTCGATTTCGTTCATGATTTGTCCTTTGAAAATGGCAAACGCGCCTGGATTCGAGGAGCAGCACACAGTGCTGGCAAACTGGTATGGGTAAAACGCTGATTATATCGAATCAGGGGCAGGTACGCAGTCTTTCGCAGGATGCTGAGACACATCTTTTTTCGATGCATACTCAACGCATATTCGATGTGCTGTGATCCGCATCGCGGTACAGGTCTTTGAACATCCACGTTGGACATCGAAGCTGTTCATAGGCAGACACTCGTGCTGCGAGAAAACCCAGAACGATGCGGAAGACAAAGTTGTAGACGTACTTGCGCAAGAGGTTAGTCCTATGATTGTCGAGTGAGCGCTTACGATCGCGACAAGCGCAAAACACCCGATACGAGCACAGGCGCCGAACTCCCCTATTGACGCGTATTTCGCGACATCATCAATTCTGTCAATAGAATTTCGTTTATGATAAGTTTCGA encodes:
- a CDS encoding thioredoxin family protein gives rise to the protein MKARTIALFLLVFGCSALFAQGAPANSSTDNQATNAASSAMYAPVHVYDAARDAASDIDSAVKEAARTGKRVLVEVGGLWCSWCKYMDKFFDQNTNVRQLRDDNFVLVKVNFSPENENKTVLAKYGNVPGYPHIFVLDSDGKLLHSQETANLEEGRGYSAKAVTTFLNKWAPARAS
- the groL gene encoding chaperonin GroEL (60 kDa chaperone family; promotes refolding of misfolded polypeptides especially under stressful conditions; forms two stacked rings of heptamers to form a barrel-shaped 14mer; ends can be capped by GroES; misfolded proteins enter the barrel where they are refolded when GroES binds), with translation MAKQIVHGEESRQAILRGVNVLADAVKVTLGPKGRNVVIEKKFGSPTITKDGVTVAKEIELKDSLENMGAQMVREVASKTSDVAGDGTTTATVLAQSIFREGVKTVAAGANPMALKRGIDKAIQTVCGTLDKDGNRNKGTLDELSKPVTGEMIAQVGTISANNDDTIGHIIAEAMKKVGKDGVITVEEAKTMETQLEVVEGMQFDRGYLSPYMVTDPERMEAILENALILIHEKKISSMKDLLPILEQIAKAGRPLLIIAEDVEGEALATLVVNKLRGTLQVCAVKAPGFGDRRKAMLQDIAILTGGKAVTEDLGIKLENVQMGDLGQAKKITVDKDNTTIVEGKGKSGDIEGRVKEIRSQVDKTTSDYDREKLQERLAKLVGGVAVIKVGAATETEMKEKKARVEDAMHATRAAVEEGIVPGGGVALIRCIPAIEALGKSLEGDERIGANIVKRALEEPLRQIVANAGEEGAVIIGRIRDSKDIAFGYNAQSSEFVDLVKAGVIDPTKVTRTALQNAGSIASLMLTTEALVAEIPEEKKEAPMPGGHGGGMGMY
- a CDS encoding M48 family metallopeptidase, with amino-acid sequence MSVPQVSRNFHPFVSPGWSFSNIVRCAVLLVFGGLAPVPARAQIALPAAQSSVPGPPAISVDDLPRSLPTFDRVLLPRVAPLPSVDLREAGHKLGKKFGKKYDISRIGYRGVGKGINLYSLTKEQALGKELSLEVESSSKLLSDPVITEYINRLGQQIVRNSDAQVPFTIKVVDNDEVNAFALPGGFFYVNSGLIMAADSEAELAGVMAHEIAHVAARHATKNATKGEIWNIASIPLIFVGGPAGYAVRQVAGLAVPMSFLKFSRDAEREADLLGIEYQYATGYDPAAFIQFFEKIKLQDKKKSNFLAKAFQTHPMTEDRIKRAQQEIEVLLPPKEQYVVDTSEFQEVKSRLAALVNRSRFESQNLSRPTLHRRGPESSGTSTDGEKKDDERPTLKRRTN
- a CDS encoding homoserine O-acetyltransferase: MASIVHHLTQGNVIFAEREPFKLECGGELSPVTIRYAIFGEPNAVGDNVVLVCHALSGSARVDQWWPELFAPGGALANERWCVVCTNILGSCYGSTGPGLVDPSTGRPHGADFPVVTISDTVRAQAHVLTALGIDHIRAVIGASIGGMQALEWAIRYPERVDDCVAIAAAPLSPLGLALNHVQRLAIESAVDERSGLRLARALAMCTYKSAELFSERYGRKPNRAGDEPWSSPSGRFDVAGYLDHQGRIFQDRFDGASYAAITRAMDLWDPEHEHGPAAYERVAARVSLVGISSDWLFPAEDVRTLATKLRNSGCDCTYTEIQSAHGHDAFLAEPQHVNTLLNAILHEPAARPGTAFAAFASQEEQNGTTR
- a CDS encoding 3-oxoacyl-ACP reductase family protein — translated: MAQLVELPQTATSNPFPRTLLSDRVAIVTGASRGIGRAVALRLAESGARVVVNYLQHDDAAEEVLSGLRELGALAFAVKGDVSDVKVAQSLVDQTVAEFGRVDVLVANAGIWEGAPVEQMKEALWDRVLDANLKGTWTCCRAVVPAMKRVGGGSIVIVSSTAGQRGEAGFSNYAASKGGQISFAKSLATELAPIIRVNCVAPGWVDTDLNTEVFKNGSRADIARAIPLRRIATADDVANPIVFLASDWARHISGEVLNVNGAAVLCG
- a CDS encoding homocysteine synthase, with amino-acid sequence MSTNASPYRLATLAVHGGQQPDPTTKSCAVPIYQTSSYVFDDADHAARLFALQESGNIYTRIMNPTTDVFEKRIAALEAGVAALAVASGLAAETLAITTLANAGDEIVSTTSLYGGTYNLFHYTLPKLGIHVRFADAADFDAIRAAINDRTKAIYTESLGNPKLDVADIEALAAIAHEFGLPLIVDNTCASPALCRPIEWGADIVINSATKFIGGHGTTIGGVIVDAGRFDWAASGRFTASFIEPDPSYHGVTYTGVFGNLAFIVKARVQGLRDTGACLSPFNSFLLLQGSETLHLRMERHSENALAVTKFLSEHPSVDWVNYPGLPSSAHHKLAKKYLPKGSGALVTFGIRGGFESGKKLMNSLKLFSLLANIGDAKSLVIHPASTTHQQLTEDQQGDTGVTPELIRLSVGIEDIRDIIGDLDQALSVAVHGHSRESAGAR
- the groES gene encoding co-chaperone GroES, with protein sequence MATKLTPLHDRIVVRRVEESETTRGGIIIPDSAKDKPQEGEVIAVGKGKSNEEGKISPLEVKAGDRILFGKYAGTEIKIDGEEFLIMREEEVLGILEGAAKKASK